Proteins from a single region of Butyrivibrio fibrisolvens:
- a CDS encoding methyl-accepting chemotaxis protein produces MANEGKQSKKARQPGQKSIKTRLIAVMVAVVSIPLIVSLAISYFSSTNKALEDAETSLSWQAQYIASEFNTVIKENLDIIQSVASNPTTIVYMEGTAGISDEVMIQMLQANDAILGDGNVIAIADTTGMQVVKTSGTLTDVSTREYYQEALKGNSYISNVLVNSITGDRMITMCVPIKNENGDVIGTVQRNYSLAALHNLLADKTEDAFVADRNNIMAAHAKMEISAEEEYDLSGTPYCAEGSGTIVDKTSFDTPLIMSYYEDDVTGFKVVVSTDYNKAMASANSSAMISIVIGVLMLVAAVVISFLMAKSFTDPIMEVNESLAQLADGKFQTINKFTKQKDEFGAMVNNTNTVIGKLSGIVNSIKASSDTVETSSMELSDMASQISQTTEDVANAVQEIASGATQQADEIQSASENVGNIGDAVVDVQSSTNDLEGLAGRMQEASEASSASLSNLQESSNEMTGKIDEISTAISATQNAVTNINDKVEGISSIATQTNLLSLNASIEAARAGEAGRGFAVVAEEIGKLAEDSKNMADEIRKEMDILLEQSKAAVDAAESIKDSNGNQQTALGETLQSVNSMLEDIASTVGGVQRIAAGAETCETSKNSVVDTMSALSAISEENAASSQETGASMQELSATVTTLAESAKGLKDVAEKLNQEMAFFK; encoded by the coding sequence ATGGCAAATGAAGGTAAGCAGTCTAAAAAGGCAAGGCAGCCTGGCCAGAAGAGCATTAAGACAAGACTTATTGCTGTTATGGTAGCTGTTGTATCAATTCCGCTTATAGTGTCTCTGGCTATAAGTTATTTTTCATCAACTAATAAAGCGCTTGAAGATGCTGAAACCTCCCTTAGCTGGCAGGCTCAGTATATTGCGTCTGAATTTAACACTGTTATAAAAGAAAATCTTGATATTATTCAGTCTGTTGCAAGTAATCCGACCACGATCGTATATATGGAAGGAACAGCAGGAATAAGTGATGAAGTTATGATCCAGATGCTTCAGGCAAATGATGCGATTCTTGGCGATGGCAATGTAATTGCTATTGCGGATACTACGGGTATGCAGGTTGTCAAAACAAGTGGAACACTTACAGATGTATCAACTAGAGAATACTATCAGGAAGCATTGAAGGGAAATTCCTATATCTCTAATGTACTTGTAAACAGTATAACCGGAGACAGAATGATAACGATGTGTGTTCCTATCAAGAACGAAAATGGAGATGTAATAGGAACAGTTCAGAGAAACTATTCACTTGCTGCCCTTCATAACTTGCTTGCAGATAAAACAGAAGATGCCTTTGTTGCAGATAGAAATAATATCATGGCAGCTCATGCCAAGATGGAAATAAGCGCAGAAGAGGAGTATGACCTTAGCGGTACTCCATATTGTGCAGAAGGTTCTGGAACAATTGTTGATAAGACAAGTTTTGATACTCCGCTTATCATGTCATATTATGAAGATGATGTTACAGGATTTAAGGTCGTAGTATCTACTGATTATAATAAAGCAATGGCTTCTGCTAACAGCTCTGCAATGATCTCTATCGTAATAGGCGTTTTAATGCTTGTCGCTGCAGTTGTGATCTCATTCCTTATGGCTAAGAGTTTTACAGATCCTATTATGGAAGTTAATGAATCTCTGGCACAGCTTGCTGATGGTAAATTCCAGACTATAAATAAATTCACTAAGCAAAAAGATGAATTTGGTGCAATGGTTAACAATACCAATACTGTAATTGGTAAGCTTTCCGGTATAGTTAACAGTATTAAGGCTTCCTCAGATACTGTTGAGACGTCTTCCATGGAATTATCAGACATGGCTAGTCAGATCTCTCAGACTACAGAAGATGTAGCAAATGCAGTTCAGGAAATTGCATCCGGTGCTACCCAGCAGGCTGATGAAATTCAGTCAGCATCTGAAAATGTTGGAAATATCGGAGATGCTGTTGTAGATGTACAGTCATCAACTAATGACCTTGAAGGTCTTGCAGGAAGAATGCAGGAAGCATCTGAAGCTTCATCTGCTTCTCTTTCTAACCTTCAGGAATCCAGTAACGAGATGACAGGTAAGATAGATGAGATTTCAACAGCTATTTCTGCAACACAGAATGCTGTTACTAATATCAACGACAAGGTTGAGGGCATTTCCTCCATTGCAACTCAGACCAACCTCCTTTCACTCAATGCTTCTATCGAAGCAGCAAGAGCAGGTGAGGCGGGAAGAGGCTTCGCAGTTGTTGCTGAAGAGATCGGTAAACTTGCAGAAGATTCCAAGAACATGGCTGATGAGATCCGTAAAGAGATGGATATCCTCCTTGAGCAGTCTAAGGCAGCAGTTGACGCAGCTGAGTCTATCAAGGATAGTAATGGCAATCAGCAGACAGCTCTTGGTGAAACACTTCAGAGTGTAAACAGTATGCTTGAAGATATTGCATCTACAGTTGGAGGTGTTCAGAGAATTGCAGCAGGAGCTGAAACCTGTGAGACGTCCAAGAACTCTGTTGTTGATACAATGAGTGCTCTGTCGGCTATTTCAGAAGAGAATGCAGCTTCTTCACAGGAGACTGGAGCTTCCATGCAGGAACTTTCTGCAACAGTTACAACACTTGCAGAATCTGCTAAAGGACTTAAGGACGTAGCAGAGAAGCTTAATCAGGAGATGGCATTCTTCAAATAA
- a CDS encoding LytTR family DNA-binding domain-containing protein — protein MEIKVKEILSEETEYIEIGCHRRDSRVEEIIRFVKLHQGTIEATKQEKQYQIPLSEIYYIEAVDDKTFIYLSKSCYESHKRLYEFEELLADRSFARISKSVVVNLMKITSIKPALYGRFLCQLKNNENVIISRKYVAEIKERLRG, from the coding sequence GTGGAGATTAAGGTCAAAGAGATCCTGAGCGAAGAAACTGAATATATTGAGATTGGATGCCACAGGCGCGATTCCAGGGTAGAAGAGATTATCCGTTTTGTTAAGCTCCATCAGGGCACTATTGAAGCCACAAAGCAGGAAAAACAGTATCAGATCCCACTTTCTGAAATCTATTATATCGAAGCTGTGGATGACAAGACTTTCATTTATCTGTCTAAGAGCTGTTATGAATCTCATAAGCGCTTGTATGAATTCGAAGAGCTTCTTGCAGATAGAAGCTTTGCCAGGATCTCTAAGTCGGTTGTTGTGAATCTTATGAAAATAACATCAATAAAACCGGCACTTTATGGCAGGTTCTTATGTCAGCTTAAGAATAATGAAAACGTTATCATTTCAAGAAAATATGTGGCGGAGATTAAAGAAAGGCTTCGAGGATGA
- a CDS encoding DUF4153 domain-containing protein, giving the protein MKTISTSNVFKIAAIISYIIGYIYLKFVLCQDLFGVYGQSVWMLIFAVLFILWTESFAYLLGNTYQKLKENGKSVVEPIIFMICVLLQSIAACVYGLHRDWDIYQLLIWHGTIIYYVMCRMGILAAGRSGIFFLTDCFTGAVMVPISNFLLRARKLFHKEGKPEDEEKDFFAPDAEEEKPKNKDLGIIAVSVVVAIIVCAIAISQLVGVSKTFAGISEGFVDFWVNIFSADSIAEFFEDTFPIILLSIPFGCWLYALVAGSLTKEEVVSAKELEEETESFHTLPSYSAYIIIGSVCALYGIFFISAFIDLLNGNIATTAHEASEYAVGSFWQLVRVVVLNMAIMGASCFVSKEALWTQKKTRILATILFVFALAFALLAAFQLGVYIVGYGFTPRRILSSWVVVNIVVWCVLILVRLYKQISAAQIGILFAAATFSMVVLGNF; this is encoded by the coding sequence ATGAAGACAATATCAACATCAAATGTATTTAAAATAGCAGCAATTATCAGTTATATAATTGGTTACATCTATTTGAAATTTGTTTTATGCCAGGATTTATTTGGAGTATATGGTCAAAGCGTATGGATGCTTATCTTTGCAGTGTTGTTTATCTTATGGACAGAAAGTTTTGCATATCTTCTTGGTAATACCTATCAGAAACTCAAAGAAAACGGCAAGTCAGTTGTAGAGCCGATCATATTCATGATCTGTGTTTTACTGCAGTCAATAGCAGCCTGTGTTTATGGACTTCACAGAGACTGGGATATATATCAGCTTTTGATATGGCACGGTACTATCATTTATTATGTAATGTGTCGTATGGGAATCCTTGCAGCAGGAAGAAGTGGTATCTTTTTTCTTACCGACTGTTTTACAGGAGCAGTAATGGTTCCTATTAGTAATTTTCTCCTTAGAGCCAGAAAGCTTTTCCATAAAGAAGGCAAACCTGAAGATGAAGAAAAAGATTTTTTTGCTCCTGACGCTGAAGAAGAAAAGCCTAAAAACAAAGATCTTGGTATAATAGCAGTCAGTGTTGTCGTAGCAATCATCGTTTGCGCTATAGCAATTTCACAGCTTGTCGGCGTATCTAAGACATTTGCAGGAATCAGCGAAGGATTTGTTGATTTTTGGGTAAATATTTTTTCTGCAGATAGTATAGCGGAATTTTTTGAAGATACATTTCCTATAATCCTGTTATCAATTCCTTTTGGATGCTGGCTGTATGCTCTGGTAGCGGGATCTTTAACAAAAGAAGAAGTTGTATCTGCAAAAGAACTTGAGGAAGAAACTGAAAGCTTCCACACACTTCCTTCTTATTCTGCATATATAATCATCGGAAGTGTATGCGCATTGTATGGAATCTTTTTTATCAGTGCATTTATAGACCTTTTAAACGGCAATATCGCAACAACAGCTCACGAAGCTTCAGAATATGCAGTTGGAAGCTTCTGGCAACTTGTAAGAGTAGTAGTTCTTAACATGGCAATAATGGGTGCTTCATGTTTTGTGTCCAAAGAAGCATTGTGGACACAGAAGAAAACAAGGATCCTTGCAACTATACTGTTTGTATTTGCACTTGCATTTGCACTTCTTGCAGCATTCCAGCTTGGTGTTTACATCGTTGGATATGGCTTTACACCTAGACGAATTCTGTCATCTTGGGTTGTAGTCAACATTGTGGTATGGTGCGTGCTCATACTTGTTAGACTTTATAAACAGATATCAGCCGCACAGATCGGAATCTTGTTCGCAGCAGCGACATTCTCGATGGTTGTGTTGGGAAACTTCTAA
- a CDS encoding HAMP domain-containing sensor histidine kinase translates to MMSKPYKRSLHLLNIIAICLCSIILITCLGVIFTMDEMGLMFTSGSTLKTTLMDEAAYDFALWALADREHGYNAEFMEEKGCNIAVIEGEYDHIKDLDLNDESTYVFKNFAGDLPAEYYTIGTYVSTGSTFSLSENMYDFLFRDNNYINDSYSYESEIRDIKGIGYDMLGQQAYIWDGERFYSLNGNSYRYKMSEDGGTYNTTNIYERIWASQAPVIEDDNATVSIEVENDTDIIEKETTDIEGTEATDVEEKETTDVEGKENTNNTDITEKAAADNTEKVEADTKVDTKEDTKEDTKTITDTKESTSAVNDKYLYIDGIPYSPLGSDDSEYVLELNGYTSSGVLSLSNVADLTDLHDEFRDADIDVCSLESVSSVDVVSDSSYNLYTVVCFPRDNQASDSFFAQASRYLRLIPVLHVLLPVISVVAGLILILLVVLLVVRAGKYDNNGSFNSDIFASFPMEVMFALACMAECMTGALVAYAIDDRLMAGSGGYLVLGIGALLAILAGTLWFESVVINFKSGHFYRNTLCYKIIMWFGRIIGGIKNAIVDSLRNVKWSQRIIVICLLIVFGEAIGIINIHNRPGLFFVWLIEKIILALVLFKVLRDYGKIKKAAVEMAAGNMDVTVNTDEMFIDLEEHGKALNEISSGLNNAISERMKSERMKTELITNVSHDIKTPLTSVINYVDLLEKENFENETARGYLEVLDRQAKRLKKLIEDLIEASKAATGSIKFNIENVNARVLLHQSIGEFDDRLSDRNIVVITDVPEKDVYVKADNRYLFRVFDNLMSNIVKYSQEGTRAYVELKEENGRAHYTFKNISKDKLNISADELMERFVRGDRSRNTEGNGLGLSIARSLTESMGGKMELTVDGDLFKVDISFPEEELQEESCA, encoded by the coding sequence ATGATGAGTAAACCATATAAAAGATCTTTACATCTGTTAAATATAATTGCTATTTGTTTATGCTCGATAATCTTAATAACATGCCTTGGCGTGATATTTACCATGGATGAAATGGGGCTTATGTTTACTTCCGGAAGTACGCTTAAGACAACTCTGATGGATGAGGCCGCATATGACTTTGCTCTGTGGGCACTTGCAGACCGTGAACATGGATATAATGCAGAGTTCATGGAAGAGAAAGGCTGCAATATCGCAGTTATCGAAGGCGAGTATGATCACATCAAAGATCTGGACCTTAATGATGAGTCTACATACGTTTTCAAGAATTTTGCCGGTGATCTTCCTGCAGAGTACTATACGATAGGTACATATGTATCAACTGGCAGTACCTTTTCCCTTTCTGAGAATATGTATGATTTCCTGTTCAGAGATAATAATTATATCAATGATTCTTATTCATATGAATCTGAGATCAGGGATATAAAGGGAATTGGCTATGACATGTTAGGACAGCAGGCCTATATCTGGGATGGTGAAAGATTCTACAGTCTAAACGGCAATTCATATCGATATAAAATGTCTGAGGATGGCGGAACATATAACACAACCAATATCTATGAACGTATCTGGGCAAGTCAGGCACCGGTAATCGAAGATGATAATGCGACTGTTTCTATAGAAGTAGAAAATGATACAGACATTATAGAAAAAGAAACTACAGATATAGAAGGAACAGAAGCTACAGATGTAGAAGAAAAAGAAACTACAGATGTAGAAGGAAAAGAAAATACTAATAATACTGATATTACGGAAAAAGCAGCAGCTGATAATACAGAAAAAGTTGAAGCAGATACTAAAGTTGATACTAAAGAAGATACTAAAGAAGATACTAAAACAATTACTGATACTAAAGAATCAACATCAGCTGTTAACGATAAATACCTTTACATAGATGGAATTCCATATTCTCCTCTCGGAAGTGATGACAGTGAATATGTGCTTGAACTTAATGGCTATACTTCATCCGGCGTCCTGTCACTTTCAAACGTTGCGGACCTTACAGATCTTCACGATGAGTTCAGAGATGCTGATATAGATGTATGCAGTCTTGAATCTGTATCATCAGTTGATGTTGTATCTGACTCATCATATAACCTATATACAGTAGTCTGTTTTCCAAGAGATAACCAGGCATCAGACAGCTTTTTTGCCCAGGCTTCAAGATATTTGAGGCTGATACCGGTGCTGCATGTACTGCTTCCTGTAATCTCGGTTGTAGCAGGTCTTATCCTGATCTTACTCGTAGTACTTTTGGTTGTAAGAGCTGGCAAATATGATAACAATGGCTCTTTTAACAGTGATATTTTTGCTAGCTTCCCTATGGAAGTGATGTTTGCTCTTGCCTGTATGGCAGAGTGCATGACGGGAGCACTTGTTGCCTATGCAATTGATGATCGGCTTATGGCAGGTAGTGGCGGATATCTCGTTCTTGGAATAGGGGCATTACTGGCTATCCTGGCAGGCACGCTGTGGTTTGAAAGCGTTGTCATAAACTTTAAATCAGGTCATTTTTACAGAAATACTCTTTGTTACAAGATCATCATGTGGTTTGGCAGAATCATTGGAGGCATCAAAAATGCAATAGTTGATTCCTTGAGAAATGTTAAGTGGAGTCAAAGGATAATTGTCATTTGCCTTTTGATTGTATTTGGAGAAGCAATAGGAATTATTAACATACATAACAGGCCGGGTCTGTTCTTTGTATGGCTTATAGAAAAAATAATTCTGGCACTTGTTCTTTTTAAAGTACTAAGAGATTATGGGAAAATCAAAAAAGCAGCAGTTGAGATGGCTGCAGGTAATATGGACGTAACAGTTAATACAGATGAAATGTTCATAGACCTTGAGGAGCATGGCAAGGCTCTTAACGAAATAAGTAGCGGTCTTAATAATGCGATAAGTGAACGTATGAAGAGCGAGAGAATGAAGACCGAGCTTATAACCAACGTATCTCATGATATCAAGACACCTCTTACATCTGTTATCAATTATGTAGATTTACTTGAAAAAGAAAACTTTGAAAACGAGACAGCAAGAGGCTACCTTGAAGTACTCGACAGGCAGGCCAAGAGACTCAAAAAGCTCATAGAAGACCTTATAGAGGCATCAAAGGCAGCTACAGGCAGTATCAAGTTCAATATTGAAAACGTAAATGCAAGAGTACTTTTGCATCAGTCCATCGGCGAATTCGATGACAGGCTGTCAGACAGAAATATAGTAGTGATCACAGACGTTCCTGAAAAAGATGTATATGTTAAAGCAGACAACAGATATCTTTTCAGAGTATTCGATAACCTTATGAGTAATATCGTTAAGTACTCTCAGGAAGGCACTAGGGCTTATGTTGAGCTCAAAGAAGAGAACGGCCGCGCACATTATACTTTTAAGAATATTTCTAAAGATAAGCTAAATATATCAGCAGATGAACTTATGGAAAGATTCGTAAGAGGAGACCGTTCCAGAAATACTGAAGGTAACGGCCTTGGACTTTCGATCGCAAGATCACTGACAGAATCCATGGGAGGTAAGATGGAACTGACAGTTGACGGAGACCTTTTTAAGGTTGATATATCGTTTCCAGAGGAAGAATTACAAGAAGAGTCGTGCGCATAG
- a CDS encoding aminoglycoside phosphotransferase family protein, which produces MIKSKTKYEASENEIRDLFKNHNLGTVKSITPLGNGEFNAAYKVTCDNGNSYALKIAPPDDAQVLTYEKNMMESEVFWYKQMHDNTDILCPEVYVFDFSKKIIKSNCFIMQLMEGEPLWAVNFTDDEHENVQRQKIGMLAKIHRIKNDKYGYRQSGLHDTWFEALKAMASNLVSDCKELGYETPDGEKFLSLIDKHEELLRKVPSRMVNFDLWDSNVLYKDGKICWIDPERGYWGDPVADFITLGTGQKSPLSSKQKELEIYNETADEKITISPETEKRYAFAVCLLALIEEVEKYVRYEPDEENYIRNTKDARDMYDMAFAIL; this is translated from the coding sequence ATGATAAAGAGTAAGACGAAATACGAAGCAAGTGAGAACGAGATAAGAGATTTATTTAAAAACCATAATTTGGGAACTGTAAAGAGTATCACACCTCTTGGAAATGGCGAGTTCAACGCTGCATACAAGGTTACTTGCGACAATGGGAACAGCTACGCTCTAAAGATTGCACCGCCTGATGACGCCCAGGTCCTTACGTATGAAAAGAATATGATGGAGTCGGAAGTATTCTGGTATAAACAGATGCATGATAATACTGATATCCTGTGCCCTGAAGTATACGTGTTTGATTTTTCCAAGAAAATAATAAAGAGTAACTGTTTTATCATGCAGCTGATGGAAGGTGAGCCTCTTTGGGCAGTGAATTTTACTGACGATGAACATGAAAATGTTCAGAGACAAAAGATCGGTATGCTTGCCAAGATACACAGGATCAAAAATGATAAATATGGCTATAGGCAGTCAGGGCTTCATGATACATGGTTTGAAGCATTAAAGGCTATGGCTTCAAATCTCGTTTCTGATTGTAAGGAGCTTGGCTATGAAACTCCTGATGGGGAGAAATTCTTAAGTCTTATTGATAAGCATGAAGAGCTCCTTAGAAAGGTTCCATCCAGGATGGTCAACTTCGACCTCTGGGACAGCAATGTTCTTTATAAAGATGGTAAGATCTGCTGGATCGATCCGGAACGCGGATATTGGGGAGATCCTGTGGCTGATTTTATCACTCTTGGCACTGGCCAGAAATCTCCTTTATCTTCCAAGCAAAAGGAGCTTGAAATATACAATGAGACTGCTGATGAGAAGATTACAATCTCACCGGAAACAGAAAAAAGATATGCATTTGCGGTATGCCTTCTGGCCCTTATTGAAGAGGTTGAAAAATATGTAAGATACGAGCCGGATGAAGAAAACTACATCAGAAACACCAAAGATGCCAGAGATATGTATGATATGGCGTTTGCAATACTGTGA
- a CDS encoding IS30 family transposase, with protein MAKNAHLTLDDRSTIEVSLREGDSFTDIGRELGKDPSTIAKEIKNHIQYSRSGSYNPCAKRANCSLIGQACKPCKNPHHGICRRCSFRNCFEHCPDFVELTCRKLNKPPYVCNGCDTRHRCKLERHLYVAKAAQQEYESQRSESRQGIAITPTELKRIDAIISPLVKQGQSIHMICVNNGDDIMLDEKTIYNYIDAGLLSVDNIDLPRKVRYRVRSHKKPVRVDKQCHIGRTYEDFEAFLSANPDTAVVEMDSVEGRKGGKVLLTIYFRDSSLMLAFIRDANTAKSVKCIFNDLYEKLGHDVFTQLFPVILTDRGSEFTDPLAIEFNDNNERRTRIFYCDPQRSNQKGGCEVTHEMIRRVLPKGTSFDNLCQDDIYLMMSHINSYNRKKLNNQSSHQLFSFLHGENVLDTLNIKLIPANEINLTPLLLKK; from the coding sequence ATGGCTAAAAACGCACATCTAACTCTTGATGACAGATCTACTATCGAAGTATCCCTCCGAGAGGGAGATTCCTTTACTGATATAGGAAGAGAACTAGGAAAAGATCCCTCCACTATAGCAAAGGAAATAAAGAACCATATACAGTATTCCCGAAGTGGTAGTTACAACCCATGTGCCAAACGCGCTAATTGTTCACTAATAGGGCAGGCATGCAAGCCATGCAAAAATCCGCATCATGGCATTTGCAGGAGGTGCTCTTTCAGAAACTGCTTTGAGCATTGCCCTGATTTTGTGGAACTTACATGTCGCAAATTAAATAAACCTCCATATGTATGTAACGGCTGCGATACCCGCCATCGATGCAAGCTTGAACGACACCTGTATGTAGCAAAGGCTGCTCAACAAGAGTATGAATCCCAAAGGTCTGAAAGCCGGCAGGGAATCGCAATAACACCAACTGAATTGAAACGAATTGATGCGATCATTTCGCCACTTGTTAAGCAAGGTCAGTCAATACACATGATCTGTGTCAATAATGGAGATGACATAATGCTTGATGAAAAGACCATCTATAACTACATTGATGCCGGTCTCCTATCTGTGGACAACATAGATCTTCCTCGAAAAGTTCGTTACCGTGTTCGTTCTCATAAAAAACCTGTCAGAGTAGACAAGCAGTGCCACATAGGACGCACATATGAAGATTTTGAAGCATTTCTTTCAGCTAATCCAGATACAGCTGTTGTTGAAATGGATTCAGTAGAAGGTCGCAAAGGCGGAAAAGTATTACTGACTATATATTTTAGGGACAGTAGTTTGATGCTTGCCTTTATACGAGATGCTAATACTGCAAAATCTGTAAAGTGCATATTTAATGACCTTTATGAAAAGCTTGGTCATGATGTATTCACACAGCTTTTTCCTGTCATACTTACAGATCGTGGTAGCGAATTCACTGATCCGCTTGCCATAGAGTTTAATGACAATAATGAACGTAGAACCCGCATTTTCTATTGTGATCCACAACGATCTAATCAGAAGGGAGGTTGCGAAGTAACTCATGAGATGATACGTCGCGTTCTTCCTAAAGGCACATCGTTTGATAACCTGTGTCAAGATGACATTTATCTTATGATGAGTCACATAAATTCATACAATAGAAAAAAGCTGAACAACCAATCCTCACATCAGCTGTTCAGCTTCCTTCACGGTGAGAATGTACTTGATACCCTTAACATCAAGCTCATTCCTGCTAACGAGATAAATCTCACACCTCTGTTGCTGAAAAAGTAA
- a CDS encoding IS110 family transposase, which produces MNFTQNDRLKQVTANTLIVGVDVGSQTHFCRAFDWRGFELSRRVFKFSNDRMGFLTFLRWTEELMNKTEMKKVIVGCEPTGCYWLTFQKFLQDHDVKLVTVNPFTVNRSKELDDNSPEKSDLKDPKTIAMLVKEGRYSTSYLPEGVYAEIREASVCRDQIMKQHVRLSNQIQGWLQKFFPEYLDCYSDWDSTSGLMLLKSAPLPQDILKIGAGGINQIWRDAKVRAAGLKRAQTLVEAAQESVGLEAGEAARLEIWVLVNDYILKAEQLKRLDEYLEEKVKEVPNVEKLLAIKGVGMSTVIGFIAEVGDIGRFTDPKQIQKLAGLEIVKKSSGKKKGQPRISKRGRRKLRRTMYESAVH; this is translated from the coding sequence ATGAATTTTACACAGAATGACAGACTTAAGCAAGTTACGGCAAATACATTGATTGTTGGGGTTGATGTTGGATCACAGACACATTTCTGTAGAGCGTTTGACTGGAGGGGATTTGAGCTATCCAGAAGAGTGTTTAAGTTTAGTAACGACCGAATGGGATTCCTTACATTCCTTCGATGGACTGAGGAACTCATGAATAAGACCGAAATGAAGAAGGTTATTGTTGGCTGCGAGCCTACTGGTTGCTACTGGCTTACGTTTCAGAAGTTTTTACAGGATCATGATGTAAAGCTTGTAACAGTAAATCCATTTACTGTAAATAGAAGCAAAGAACTGGATGATAACAGCCCAGAAAAGAGTGATCTAAAGGATCCTAAAACAATTGCTATGTTGGTTAAAGAAGGAAGATATTCAACTTCTTATCTGCCGGAAGGAGTATATGCGGAGATTAGAGAAGCCTCTGTGTGTAGAGACCAGATCATGAAGCAGCATGTGCGTCTGTCTAATCAGATACAGGGATGGTTGCAAAAATTCTTTCCTGAGTATCTGGATTGTTATTCCGATTGGGATTCAACAAGTGGACTTATGCTTTTAAAGAGTGCACCACTTCCACAGGATATCCTAAAAATTGGGGCAGGTGGAATCAATCAGATATGGCGTGATGCAAAGGTACGTGCAGCAGGGCTAAAGAGGGCTCAGACCCTGGTAGAAGCTGCACAGGAAAGTGTAGGTTTAGAAGCTGGTGAGGCTGCAAGACTCGAGATTTGGGTTCTTGTGAATGACTATATACTGAAGGCAGAACAGCTCAAAAGACTTGATGAATACCTGGAGGAAAAAGTAAAAGAAGTACCGAATGTGGAGAAACTGCTCGCCATTAAAGGAGTAGGGATGAGTACTGTGATTGGCTTTATAGCAGAGGTTGGTGATATCGGACGTTTCACTGACCCAAAGCAGATACAGAAGCTTGCAGGGCTAGAGATAGTCAAAAAGAGTTCTGGAAAGAAAAAAGGGCAGCCAAGAATCAGTAAGAGGGGCAGAAGAAAGTTACGTAGAACAATGTATGAATCGGCTGTGCACTGA
- a CDS encoding DUF2975 domain-containing protein, with translation MNKQNKESLITSVKVTKIFIILVAIASVITCIVGPKIVSYVTLESNEGVFESPWLTGYPRFWIIIIGGYICAIILFVMLYQLYRLVVRIDGGEVFSERNVRSLKIISDVVLMACVLTFIMGITCGFFILLICAAAAFMTAIIRVVMNAFSKAVEMKDELDYTV, from the coding sequence ATGAATAAACAGAATAAAGAAAGCCTTATTACAAGTGTAAAGGTTACTAAGATCTTTATAATACTTGTGGCTATTGCTTCGGTGATAACTTGCATCGTCGGGCCGAAGATCGTCTCTTATGTGACGCTTGAATCAAACGAAGGAGTCTTTGAATCTCCCTGGCTTACAGGGTATCCGAGATTCTGGATCATCATTATAGGCGGATATATCTGCGCTATCATATTGTTTGTAATGCTATATCAGCTTTACAGACTGGTTGTAAGGATAGATGGCGGAGAAGTATTTTCTGAACGTAATGTAAGATCACTCAAGATCATAAGTGATGTAGTACTGATGGCCTGCGTGCTTACATTCATCATGGGCATTACCTGCGGCTTCTTTATTTTGCTTATCTGCGCAGCAGCAGCTTTTATGACAGCGATCATCAGAGTTGTCATGAACGCATTTAGTAAGGCAGTGGAAATGAAAGACGAACTGGATTATACGGTATAA
- a CDS encoding helix-turn-helix transcriptional regulator yields MIRVNLDVVMAMRHVGSGDLADRVDITPANLSILKNNKAKAIRFSTLNALCKELGCQPGDILEYVEDKE; encoded by the coding sequence ATGATAAGAGTGAATTTAGATGTAGTTATGGCTATGCGACATGTCGGCTCGGGTGATCTTGCTGACAGAGTTGATATAACTCCGGCCAATCTTTCAATTTTAAAAAATAATAAAGCTAAGGCAATTCGTTTCTCCACCCTTAACGCCCTTTGTAAGGAGCTTGGATGTCAACCAGGAGATATCCTTGAATATGTTGAGGATAAGGAGTAA